A stretch of DNA from Fimbriimonadaceae bacterium:
CGAGAGCACATGGTCGGCGTCGGTCTCTTCGAGGGCCACCAGCTTGTCGAGCGCCGAGCGCGGCTCCTTGGGTTTGAGAACCTGCGCGAAACGGCGGGTCCAGTCGAACCCGTCCAAGTCCGTCAAGACCGCCCGGGGGGTCGTATCCCCGATGAGGTCGAGGGATCGAGCCAGCGCCATGGCCATGCGCCCGTACTTCGGGCGCCCGCGGGCCACGGTGAAGACGATCCGGCTCATGGGGCGCAGTTTACAGGACCGTTGGTCACGTCTCCCCTTCCTCTCGAGCCGACTTGGCGCACAATAGACCCTATGATCGACTGGAAGCTGGGCATCGTCGCCTGCACCGCCGTTTCGGCGGGCGTGTTCGCCACCCAAAGGGGCCCGTCGGCCGCCTTGGACGAGGTGCCCGAGAATCCCACGTACGCGGAGCACATCGCGCCCATGCTGAACGACCACTGCGTGGAATGCCATCGCCCCGGGGAGGTCGCACCCTTCTCGCTGATCGGATACGCCGAGGCCTCGAAGCGCGCCCCCATGCTCGCCTACATCACGGAGAAGAAGCGCATGCCGCCGTGGAAGCCCGTGCACGGATTCGGGGAGTTTCTGGACGAGAACCGACTGTCCGACGTGGAAATCGCGACCCTCAAGAAGTGGGCCGACAACGGAGCCCCCCGCGGGGACGCGTCGAAGGAGCCCACACCACCCAGCTTCTCTTCGGAGTGGTCTCTGGGCGAACCCGACCTCATCCTCACCACCAAGCGGCCCTTCCAACTCCATGCGGAAGGGCAGGACGTCTACCGCAACTTCGTCCTCAAGACCGATTTCAAGGAGACCCGGTGGGTCCAGGCCATGGACGTCCGACCGGGAAACAAGGCGATCGTGCACCACGTGATCGCCTTCGTCGACACCAAGGGCCGTTCGGCCGAACTTGAGAAGCGCTCCAACGACGGCCAGGAGGGGTACACGACCTTTGGCGGACCCGGTTTCAACCCCGACTCCTCCTTCGGGGGATGGGCCCCCGGACTTCGCGCCAAACGCACGGCGACCGGCACGGCGTTCAAGCTCGAACCCGGCGCGACGGTCGTGATGCAGGTCCACTACCACCCCAACGGCAAGCCCGAATCCGACCAGACGAGACTCGCGCTCTACTTCGCCAAAGAGCCGGTCCGCAAGGAGATGCGCCTCGCGTGGATGGCCAACCCCCTCTTCCGCATCCCCGCCGGCGCCAAGAGCCACGAAGTCAAGCTCGAGTATCCGATTCCCGCGGATGTCACGGTCTGGGCGGTGATGCCCCACATGCACCTGCTGGGGCGGACGATGAAGGCGGAGGCGCTGCTTCCCGACGGCTCGGTCAAGCCCATCGTCTACATCGACGATTGGGACTTCAACTGGCAGATGAACTACACGTTGAAGGAGCCGTTGAAGCTCCCGCGCGGCTCGCGGGTGCGGGTGGTCGGCACGTACGACAACTCGTCCGACAATCCCTACAACCCGAACAACCCGCCGAAGCCGATCACGTGGGGCGAGGAGACGACCGACGAGATGTTCCTGTTCATCGCCGCATACACGGTCGATGCCGAGCGGTTGGGCGACCGGTAGCCTCAGCCGCCGGTCGGTTTCACGCGATCGGGCGGCCCGGCCTCGATCGACTGGGCGCTGAGATTGAGCGCGACGTAGGGTCGGTTGGCGAGACCGCCTTCGCGACCGTGGCCAGGCATGACTTTGAAGTGCGCCTCGATCTTCGTGCCGTGGAGACGCACGACGCGCCGAATCGCCAAGCGCCCCTCCTTGGGCTCCAGCACGTGAAACTCGATCAGAAACGGCTTTTTAGATCCCGCCAGTTGGTCGAGCCGGTCGGCCTCGGCGATATCGAAGCGGATGGAGATCGGATTTTCTGGCGTGGGCCGCTGGGCGGACTCTGCGAAGATGGGCGCCGTCAATCCCCACACCGCCAACGGCGCGGGCTTCCCCTCCGCGGTCTTCAACGGCTTGCCCTCGACCCACAGGTACGCACGGTGCATCAGTTCGGCGTCGGATGCCCATGCGTTGAGGGCGAGGGCGAAGATTGAGAGCACAAGTGTCAGCATCGGTGCACTTCCAACTTGTTAGACGTCTTGAAGTGGGACTTGATGCGCCGGCGCGGATCAGTTCTTCGAAGGCGCGAGTTCCCGGTCTTCCACGGCAGCCTTGGGCAGCTTGGCCGGGACGAGCGTCGAGACGCCGGGTTCCTGCATCGTGATGCCCAGCCAAACGGGGGCGGCTTCGATCGTGGTCGGGTTGTGGGTGATCACCACGAACTGCGACGTCGCGGAGAAGTCCCGCAGGAGTGCCACGAAGCGCTCCACATTGCGGCCGTCCAGCGGCGCGTCGACCTCGTCGAGCACCACCAGCGGGCTTGGTTTGACTTTGAGAAGGGCGAACAGAAATGCCGTCGCGCACAGCGACCGCTCGCCGCCGGAGAGCAGTTCCAGCCGTTGCTGCTTCTTCCCGGGCAGTTGGACCTCGATTTCGATGCCGCTCTCCAACACGTTGTTGGGGGTGCTGAGGCTGATCTTTCCCACTCCGCCGCCGAACAGCTTCTCGAACACCTCGGTGAAGGCGACCTCCAAGGCATCCATGGTCGCGAGGAATTTGTCCCGCGTCAGGGCGTCGAGTTCGCGGACGCTGCCTTCCACCTGCTCGATCCCCTCTTCGATATCCGCTTTTTGGGCGGTTAGCTCGTCGCACCGCTCGCTCAGGCGCTCGAAGGCCTCGATGGCGCCCACATTCACGTCGCCCATCGCCCTCAGTTCGCGGCGCAGCCTGCCGACGACCGTTGCGGCGTCTGCGGGAAGCTCCACCGCGTGCTCCTGCTCCAGCGCGTCTTCTTCGGTGAGGCCGTACTCTTCGACCAGCCTCTGGAGAGAGGCGGCTCGTTTGGCGTCGGCACGGGCGCGGCCGAGCTCCGCCTGGTGTGCGGCGTCGCCGCACGACTGCGCGTTCTGCCTCGCGGCCTTGGCGTCCTCCGCGAACTGGAAGCTCTGCTGCAGCATGCCCGCCTTCTTCTCTTGGGCCGCGGCCAGTTCGGCGTCCGCCTTGGCTTTGCGTTCCTGCGCCTGCGTCAGTTCCGCACGCTCGCGTTCGATTTCCTGGCGCGCCTTGGAACGCTCGGGTTCGAGGTTGTCGAGCTTGCGCGCGCGCATCGAATCCGCTTCTTCCGCGGCGATCAGCCGCCGTTCTGCCTGTTGGAGCCGGAGCGCCGCCTGGCGCAGCCGCTCTTCGGCCTCGCGGAGTCGCTCCTCGGCTTGTTCCGCATCGGCGCTCCGTGCCGCAAGCTGCTTCAGCAGCGCATCCCGGCGCGACTCGAGGGCGGCCACTTCAGGGTCGGCAAGCGCTTCTTCAGCTTGCTGCGAGAGCTGCTCTCGCTCGAGTTCGAGTTTCTTGTGGGCCCGCATGGCGCCCTCGAGCTCCTGCTGCAGGTTCGCGTGCCAGTTTCTCCGCTCCTGGTGCTCGTCCGCCGCCTCCGCGATTTCCGCGCGGAGCGCTCGGAGGGCCTGCTCGTCGGTCTCCCGACGCTCGCGCGCGGCCGCCACTTCCTTCTCCGACTTGGCGAGCTTCCGTTCGAGATCCGCGATGGCACGCCGCACCTCGACCAGATCGGATTTGCGCTGCACGAGTCCATAGCTGGTCTTGCCCGAATGGCCGCCGGTGACGGCGCCGCTTCCGTGGACAACCTCCCCTTCCAGGGTGACCAGTCGGCTCCATCCGTGGGTGCGAGCCAGTTTGAGAGCAAGGTCCAAGGTCTCGACGACGAGCACGCGCCCGAGAAGGCTGTCGACGACCGGTCGATGCGCCGAGATGCAGGTCACCAGCTCGCTCGCCCGGCCCACGACCCCTTTCTCGGTCAGCACCCGCCGCAGTTCCGAGGAGGGCTCCATCGGTCGCATCAACGGGATCGGCTGGAACGTGGCGCGCCCTCGTCGCTGATCCTTCAGGTAGGCGATGGCGCGTTTGGCGGAATCCTCGTCCGGCACGATCAAGTCGTTCGAAGCGGCGCCCAGGGCCGTTTCGATCGCCACGGCAAGCTCCTTGTCGACCTCGATCGCCTCGGCCACCGGCACGAACTTCCCTTCCAGCTTTCCGTTCTCGGCGGCCTCCATCACGGCGCGGGCGCCTTGGTTGAGTCCCTCGTGCGTTTCGATCGTGGCCTCGATCCCGCGCGCCCGTCCTTCCAGCGCCGCCTTTTCGGCGAGCCAGCGCCGCGACTCCTGGGCGTGGCGGTCGTCCTCTTCGCGCGCGGCCTGCAGCGCCTCTTCGAGTTGAGCGGCCTTGCCGCGCGAATCCGCAAGCGCCGATTCGATCTCCTGAAGCGCTGCCAGGGCTTCGTCGACCCCGCGCTGAAGGTCCGGAAGCCCGGCGTCGATCCCCGCCAGCTCGCGGACGATCTCCTTCTCGCGTCCCTTCCGGTGGGCGCGCTCGGCCTCGGCCTTCAAGCGACGCGACTCCACCTCGCGGCCAGAGGCCAGCTCCTTCTCGGCCCGTGCGAGCTGCTCGCGAAGGGCGCTGGCGTCGTCGCCCGCCCCCGAACATTCGGCCCGAACGCGCTCCAGGTTCGCCCGCTCGATCTCCTCTTCCGCCCGGAACGCCTCGGCCTCCTGTCGGACCTCCTCGATGCGGGTTCGCGACGCCTCCGACTCCTCGCCGAGGTTCTTCTCCAGTTCGGACAGGTTCTCAAGCCGCTGTTCGCCGAGCTTGAGACCCGCTTCTGCCCGCTGAATGGCGGTCAATGCGGATTGCTGTTCGCCCCGAATCCCGTCCATCTGGCGCTCGAGCTCGCTGACCGCCTCCGCGACGCGCCGCATGTCGCGCTCGAGGTTCTCCGCGCGGGACGATTCCTTGCCGACCAGCTCCATCGACTCCTGCACGGCCACTTCGAGCCGCTCGACCTCGCGCAGGGCCCGCGCCACCTCGACGATGAGCAAGCCGGATTCCACCTCGCGGAGACTCGTTTGCGCCGTCTTGTAACGACGCGCGACCTCGGCCTCCTCCCGCAGCGGCTCGCGCTGGGCTTCGATCTCGTGAAGGATGTCCCGTACGCGATCGAGATGCGTGCGCGCCGACTGCAGCCGACGCAGCGATTCGACCTTGCGCGCCCGGTAGCGCTGGACGCCGGCGGCCTCGTCGACCCAGCCCCGTCGGTCTTCCGGAGAGGCGGCAAGCGCCTGGTCGATCTCCTTCTGCCCGACGATCGCGTAACCGGCGCGGCCCAATCCGCTGTCCGCTAGAAGGTCGAAGATGTCCCGCAGACGGCACGATTGCCGGTTGATCGAGTAGTCGCTGTCCCCGTTGCGCGTGAGCCGGCGCGTGATGGAGACCTCGCTGGCTTCGATGGGCAGGGCGCCGTCCTCGTTGTCGAACAACAGCGTCACTTCCGCGTAGCCGACGGGCTTGCGCTTGGAACTGCCGCTGAAGATCACGTCCTGGTTCGTGCCCGCACGAAGCTGCCGGGGCGTCCCCTCACCAAGACCCCAGAGGATGGCGTCGACCAGGTTCGACTTGCCGCACCCGTTCGGGCCGACGACGGCGATGATGTCGCCCTCGACATCGATCTCGGTCTTGTCGGCGAAGGTCTTGAATCCGAAGAGCTTGACGCGCTTGAGTCGCATGGTTGGGTTCGTTCCTAATCAGACGGCTCAGCGGGGCCGGACGGACGCGCCAGGTGAAAGATTTCCATCGCGCGTGTGTCCAGATACTCATCGGAGCCGAGTCGGGCGATCGGCCGGAAGCCATCGTGCACCAAGCGCCGCCCGTCCCACAGGTCGGCGCGCACGTGCATCCGCAACACCTCGCCCACCATGTAGTTCGCGGAGCCGGGCCCGTCGCCGTGGCGGAGGATCTGGAAGAGCGAGCACTCGAACTGCACGGGGCTTTGCGCGACGCGCGGCGGTCTGACCGTCACGGACGGGATCGGGTCGAAGCCCGCGACGCTCCACTCGTCAAAGCCTTGGGGGTAGCTGAAGGACGTTGCGTTCATGCCCGCCGCCATCTCCCGCACCACGAAATTCACGACAAACTCGCCCGTGGACTCCGCGTTTTTCAGGCTGTCCTTCCACTGGCCCGATCCCTTGGTCGATGCCGAGACCATGATGCTCGCCGGTTCGTTTCCGCCGGCCATGAAGAACGAGAAGGGCGCGAGGTTCGCGGCGCCCTCGGAGTCCAGGGTGCTGACCAGCGCGATGGGCCGAGGTTGCACCGCGCCGACAAGGAGATCGTAACGCTGCGACGCGCTGAGTTCGGCTGCGACCAACGACACGAATTCCCCGCTCACCCACCCATTATGCCGATCCCTCCAACTCCGGGGGAGCGCGAGGAGGGCTTGAGAACGTATTGCAATAAGGAGGAGAAACATGACGACGATTTCCGCGGCCCTGTTGGCCCTCACCTTGACGGCGCCCCAGGGCCCAACGGCGAGCAACTACGAAAAGGCGCTGGTGCTGAAGGAGGTTCGGCGCGTCGGGTTCCTCCCGCCTCAGATCTTGGTCCTTCGGGACAGCGCGTGGTCGGTGCGGCAGGCGAACGACGTCTACGACGCCCAGATCGAACGGCTCGACGAGCGCGATGCCGAGCTGGAGACGCTGGTGCAGAGGCTGGCCGCGGGCGCCGCGGTGTCCGACGACCTGCAGGCGCGGCTGGACGAGGCCACCCGAGCCCGCAAGGACGCCTTCCAGGCGTGGGACCAGCGCGTCACGGCCGCGGTCACCAAGGTCTTGGCCACGTTCAGCGACGAGCAGAAGTACATGCTGGGCGTTCCCGAACGCACCCGCCAGTCCATCGAGAGCACGTGGCAGCAGGTCCAGTCGGCGACCGGCGACCAGTGGGACCGCCTCGTGCGCAGCCTCTCCTCGCGGCTGATGCGGGACCAGTACAACCAGCTCCGCCAAGCCAACGG
This window harbors:
- the smc gene encoding chromosome segregation protein SMC, whose product is MRLKRVKLFGFKTFADKTEIDVEGDIIAVVGPNGCGKSNLVDAILWGLGEGTPRQLRAGTNQDVIFSGSSKRKPVGYAEVTLLFDNEDGALPIEASEVSITRRLTRNGDSDYSINRQSCRLRDIFDLLADSGLGRAGYAIVGQKEIDQALAASPEDRRGWVDEAAGVQRYRARKVESLRRLQSARTHLDRVRDILHEIEAQREPLREEAEVARRYKTAQTSLREVESGLLIVEVARALREVERLEVAVQESMELVGKESSRAENLERDMRRVAEAVSELERQMDGIRGEQQSALTAIQRAEAGLKLGEQRLENLSELEKNLGEESEASRTRIEEVRQEAEAFRAEEEIERANLERVRAECSGAGDDASALREQLARAEKELASGREVESRRLKAEAERAHRKGREKEIVRELAGIDAGLPDLQRGVDEALAALQEIESALADSRGKAAQLEEALQAAREEDDRHAQESRRWLAEKAALEGRARGIEATIETHEGLNQGARAVMEAAENGKLEGKFVPVAEAIEVDKELAVAIETALGAASNDLIVPDEDSAKRAIAYLKDQRRGRATFQPIPLMRPMEPSSELRRVLTEKGVVGRASELVTCISAHRPVVDSLLGRVLVVETLDLALKLARTHGWSRLVTLEGEVVHGSGAVTGGHSGKTSYGLVQRKSDLVEVRRAIADLERKLAKSEKEVAAARERRETDEQALRALRAEIAEAADEHQERRNWHANLQQELEGAMRAHKKLELEREQLSQQAEEALADPEVAALESRRDALLKQLAARSADAEQAEERLREAEERLRQAALRLQQAERRLIAAEEADSMRARKLDNLEPERSKARQEIERERAELTQAQERKAKADAELAAAQEKKAGMLQQSFQFAEDAKAARQNAQSCGDAAHQAELGRARADAKRAASLQRLVEEYGLTEEDALEQEHAVELPADAATVVGRLRRELRAMGDVNVGAIEAFERLSERCDELTAQKADIEEGIEQVEGSVRELDALTRDKFLATMDALEVAFTEVFEKLFGGGVGKISLSTPNNVLESGIEIEVQLPGKKQQRLELLSGGERSLCATAFLFALLKVKPSPLVVLDEVDAPLDGRNVERFVALLRDFSATSQFVVITHNPTTIEAAPVWLGITMQEPGVSTLVPAKLPKAAVEDRELAPSKN
- a CDS encoding flavin reductase family protein, which encodes MSGEFVSLVAAELSASQRYDLLVGAVQPRPIALVSTLDSEGAANLAPFSFFMAGGNEPASIMVSASTKGSGQWKDSLKNAESTGEFVVNFVVREMAAGMNATSFSYPQGFDEWSVAGFDPIPSVTVRPPRVAQSPVQFECSLFQILRHGDGPGSANYMVGEVLRMHVRADLWDGRRLVHDGFRPIARLGSDEYLDTRAMEIFHLARPSGPAEPSD